A window of Cryptomeria japonica chromosome 3, Sugi_1.0, whole genome shotgun sequence contains these coding sequences:
- the LOC131041175 gene encoding uncharacterized protein LOC131041175 isoform X1: protein MDSLTVKVVAATWRVLFLLAFIFFSTKSMGSGTQSGAEKGASPPGILPNAGEFATRLGGRIVGHSANALAFQDKKSVVQVRKLRRRSPLVPPSPKPNGPVSYFRPIPPPPQQLRV from the exons ATGGATTCTTTGACTGTCAAGGTTGTAGCTGCAACATGGCGTGTTTTGTTTCTTTTAGCATTTATCTTCTTCTCGACCAAATCTATGGGAAGTGGAACACAGTCAG gtgctgaaaagggaGCTTCACCACCGGGGATATTGCCTAATGCAGGTGAATTTGCAACAAGATTAGGTGGAAGAATTGTGGGCCATTCAGCAAATGCCTTGGCATTTCAGGATAAAAAGAGTGTTGTGCAAGTAAGAAAACTTAGAAGAAGAAGCCCTCTAGTCCCACCTTCTCCTAAGCCTAATGGCCCTGTGTCTTATTTTCGCCCAATTCCCCCTCCACCACAACAATTAAGAGTATGA